A stretch of the Dioscorea cayenensis subsp. rotundata cultivar TDr96_F1 chromosome 4, TDr96_F1_v2_PseudoChromosome.rev07_lg8_w22 25.fasta, whole genome shotgun sequence genome encodes the following:
- the LOC120259246 gene encoding LOW QUALITY PROTEIN: sugar transport protein 14-like (The sequence of the model RefSeq protein was modified relative to this genomic sequence to represent the inferred CDS: deleted 1 base in 1 codon), translating into MAGGFSSSAVGKRAELYEGRITWYFIGACLIGSLGGSLFGYDLGVSGGVTAMDDFLKEFFPKVYRRKHEPLHETDYCKFDSQLLTLFTSSLYFAGLVSTFAASRVTTKYGRRMSILVGSISFFLGGAINAGAVNIAMLIIGRILLGFGIGFGNQAVPLYLSEIAPAKHRGKVNQLFQLTTCLGILVADLINYKTEEKHPWGWRLSLGLATLPAALMFLGGLFLPETPNSLVEQGKTEKAKEVLMRIRGTTKIDAEFQDLLEASEAARAVKHPFRNLFKRKNRPQLIIGALGIPAFQQLSGNNSILFYAPVIFQTLGLGSEASLYSSIISNSMLVIGALVSMFFVDKVGRRFFFIEGGSQMIISMVVVGITLAKEFGHGKPLPKSSATLLLIMICFFVVAYGWSWGPMGWLVPSELFPLETRSAGQSIVVCNNLFFTAVVAQFFVAAMCHLRYGVFFLFAGLIVIMSIFIIALLPETKQMPIEEIYLLWEQHWFWKKIVGTSQRDEHEMTQIDSV; encoded by the exons GTGGAGTGACTGCTATGGATGACTTCTTGAAGGAGTTCTTCCCAAAAGTATACCGAAGAAAACATGAACCACTTCATGAAACTGACTACTGCAAATTCGACAGTCAGCTGCTGACACTATTCACATCCTCCCTTTATTTCGCTGGCCTTGTTTCAACCTTCGCCGCCTCGAGGGTCACTACAAAATACGGCCGGAGAATGAGCATCCTTGTTGGCTCCATCAGTTTCTTCCTCGGCGGAGCAATTAATGCTGGTGCAGTCAACATTGCCATGCTCATCATCGGTCGTATTCTACTCGGTTTTGGAATTGGCTTCGGCAATCAA GCAGTGCCATTGTATCTGTCAGAAATTGCTCCAGCGAAACATCGAGGAAAAGTCAACCAATTGTTTCAATTGACAACATGCCTTGGCATTTTGGTTGCTGATCTTATAAACTACAAAACTGAAGAGAAGCATCCCTGgggatggagattatcacttGGATTGGCCACATTACCTGCAGCTCTAATGTTTTTGGGTGGCCTATTCCTCCCTGAAACTCCCAACAGTCTGGTTGAACAAGGC AAAACGGAAAAAGCAAAAGAAGTGCTAATGAGAATTCGGGGGACGACAAAGATCGACGCCGAGTTCCAAGATTTGTTGGAAGCAAGCGAAGCCGCCAGGGCAGTGAAGCATCCATTCAGAAACCTCTTCAAGCGAAAAAACCGACCACAGCTCATCATTGGAGCACTCGGCATTCCAGCATTCCAACAACTCAGTGGCAACAACTCTATACTCTTCTATGCACCAGTTATCTTCCAAACACTAGGCCTTGGCTCTGAAGCTTCTCTTTACTCCAGCATTATCAGTAACTCCATGCTCGTCATTGGCGCGCTTGTTTCGATGTTTTTTGTGGATAAAGTAGGCAGAAGGTTCTTCTTCATTGAAGGCGGAAGTCAGATGATTATATCCATG GTGGTGGTTGGAATTACATTGGCAAAAGAATTTGGCCATGGTAAGCCATTGCCGAAGAGTTCGGCAACTTTGTTGCTGATCATGATATGTTTCTTTGTTGTGGCTTATGGTTGGTCATGGGGACCAATGGGATGGTTAGTACCAAGTGAGCTATTTCCATTGGAGACAAGATCAGCTGGACAAAGTATAGTGGTGTGCAACAATCTCTTCTTCACCGCCGTTGTCGCTCAGTTCTTTGTTGCTGCAATGTGTCATCTTCGATACGGCGTTTTCTTCCTCTTTGCAGGTTTGATAGTCATAATGTCGATCTTTATCATCGCATTGCTGCCAGAGACAAAGCAGATGCCCATTGAGGAGATTTATTTGCTGTGGGAGCAGCACTGGTTTTGGAAGAAAATTGTGGGCACTTCTCAGCGTGATGAACATGAAATGACGCAAATTGATTCAGTTTAG